The sequence CCGTCTGACCTCTTCAGCCCTTCCACTCTTAGCCACCAGtggctccccaaacccctccccctcaAACCACCACCTCTACCCTTTAGGCCCCTTCCCCGAAACTCCTCGGGCTCTGACCTGCCTCGTATCCCTCGTCGCGCTTCTCCCGCTTGATCCGCCTGGTCCCCTCGGACTCCTGGGCGCCCCTGTCCCCGGCCCGGCCATGACTGCCCCGTGCCGCCGCGgccgcctcctctcccccactcctccggcTGCTCCGCTCCCCGCGGCTCCGGCTGCGCTTCCCTCGCCGCTCGCCGGACCCGCCGCTCCGGTGCTTGTGCTTCTTGTGCTCCCGGTGccgggaggaggaagagggggcggtggggggcggcggcggctgcagctgttgttgttgttgctgctgctgctgctgctgctcctcagagCCCCCGGGGCTCCCGGTCTCCCCCCGCTCCCGGTGCTTCTTCGAAGAGCCCATGGAGACGCAAAATGGCACCGACGCAACACGAAACTTCCGGGGTTGGCGCCGCTGAGCTTCCAGGTCATTACACGCTAGTTTGAGTTCATTCCGCACTACTTCCGGCTAATGCATACGCCATTTCCTGTTTCTCTACACGCTACTTCTGGTTTGGTATATCACTTCCTGTTTCCCAATAATCGAATTCCTGGTTACCCACGCGTCACTTCCTGTTTACAAGACTACCACCTCCGGGTCACCCCTACACACTTCCTGTTTGCCTGGGGCTGCCGCAGCTAGTTGCTCTTTGCCCCTAGCCTGACGGATGTGCCGTTACGATTGGagcgggcggcggcggcggcataGTTCTTACCAGGGGAGCCGAGTGACACGGGCTGTGCTGGCCGCCCCGCGGCACAGAGCTGCCCTTTGCAGACATTGCGGATTGTGGCAGGCGTCAAAGTGTCGAAGAATTAAAACAATGAGCCATCAAAGaaaggctgggatggggggcagcgcACCGCCCCGCCCGCGGCTGTACACAGCCAGAGCGAGGACACCTTGGGCAGCGGTGCCCCATCCAGCCCAGGCTCAACCATCTCATCCACCTCATGGTTTCTAATGGCTCTGTGAGCTGCTTCAGACGTGCCTTTGGACCCTGTACAGCTGCCTACTTACTGTGTTGTTTAGTAAGCCCAGCAAGTCCAAACCAAACTATGGCAATGCCATTGCAAGCAGAGAATTTAGCCTGGCTTGGGAAGACCCGTTCTTGTTTATAGAAGGGAAAGAGTCTAGGCCTAGAGTGGTGGTATGGAACACTGCAGCCCTAtggaaaatgtttgatttttagtggcattttaCATAAACCTCTGCAGAAATTAGCAAAAAATATCCCACTGGATCGGCTTTGCAGGGGGAGTTAGTGCTCCACTGGAATGTTCATTGGCTGTCAAAGGGAAAGGATCTCAAAAGGTTTGGGAAACAAAGAGGACCAGTGCTAACATTTTTGGAAAAGAGGAATGAACTCGTTGACAATTGCAAGCTTATTAAAGGCAAGGACTAGATAAGTGATCTAGCTTTCCTTATCGATATTGTGTTTCATCTCAACACGTACAGGGAATCATTTGCCTTTTTGCTACACTGTTCAGTTGAGTTGCCTCTTTTATATAAAAACTGTGACTCTTTCAAAATAGTTTGTCCAAATAATTTGGACCACTTCATTCATTTTGCATCAGTTAAAAATTGAGAATGACAGGGGTATAAATGATGAGAAACTCCACcatgcagtgtcttcactgttaGAGTCATTTGAGAAGATTTTTAAGGTTGATAAGCACACCATGGCCCTTCTTACTACTTCTTTCACTGTTTTGTACGCTGATGTTGATAATTACCCTCCAAATTTACAGAAATTCTTAAACTAATATACGCAAaataattaatggacacaaatctgacatcgggaatcataatactcaaaaaccagtgggagaacactttaacctgtctggtcattcaatgacagacctgcgggtggctatcttacaacagaaaaacttcaaaaaagagactccaaggagagactgttgagctggaattgatatgcaaactagatacaatcaactcaggattgaacaaggactgggaatggctgagccattacaaacattgaatctatctccccttgtaagtattctcacacttcttatcaaactgtctgtactgggctatcttgattatcacttcaaacgttttttttctcttacttaattggcctctcagagttggtaagacaactcccacctgttcatgctctctgtatgtgtgtatatatatctcctcaatatatgttccactctatacgcatccgaagaagtgggctgtagcccacgaaagcttatgctccaataaatttgttagtctgtaaggtgccacaagtactcctgttctttttgcggatacagactaacacggctgctactcttaaACTAATATATTAATTCTGGACCTGAGAATAAATTCAAAGAATTCTGTACATCTCCAGTGAACCAAGACATGACACCATGTTGGAAATTTTTCCCTAAAGGAGATTTTCCTCAGATAGATGACCTGGCCCTTCGATATGTGGGCAGTCTTGGATCAACGTATCAAAACTTCCATTTTCAGAGAGGAAGTTTATTAAAGGTAAATATCACGCCTAGGTCACCATTTCCTAACTCACTGACTTACATGTACTAGCATCAGCAAAGCTGAACCCAGGGATTGATGACATTGTGGATAAGAAGGGACATTCAGAAACCCCTTTAGACTGCTACCATGACACCCAGATCATGGTTAGTTTTAttctgcattaattacattataggAAATACTGTAATTAACTGTCATATtttttagaccagtggttttcaatctttttttatttgcggacctctaaaaaatttcaaacacaggtgcagacccctttggaaatcttagacatattCTGCAGACCCCAAGGGATCCATAGATCACAAGTTGAAATTCACTGTTTTAGACATGTTAGTAATAAAGTGATATTTTGGTATGTTATAAATTCATATTGTGCCATGGCTGGCAAAAAAAAGTTGGCCACCAATGATATAAACCATGAAGGTCCTGCTCTCCTAATAGGGGAACATACTAtcgtgctgggggtggggttagtTATACAATTTCTTCTCCACACCTCAGCAAGAGTTGGGAATGGTTTGTACTTAATACCCCTTCTCTGCTTTATAAATATATCTATACCCAGGGAGAAACCCCattgggagtgggggaaagaACCATCACcctccccgtggaagggaaagtATAAGCCATATACCCTTTTGTATATACAAGGGGAAATAccattgggagtggtggggaGAAGACTCATTCCCTCCCCTCCAATGTGGAAGGGATGCTATGATCCATACACGCTTCTGTATTAGGGGACATATCATAAGGGGAAATCAGTTCATCCCCCATTGGGGCCAACAGACTGAGAGGAGAGTGTGCCTACTGAGTCATCAACACCCTAGCTTGTGAAAACACACAATCCTAGCCTGGTGCAACATCTCTGCAGACTCCCTCCTACTTACACTTGCGCCTTAGGATAGTaactaatataaatattttactttagggcctggtttgtttctttaaataCTGCCAGCCAAAGCAGCCCTatataaatatttgaaataagCCCCTGGTTATCTCTTAAATCATTCTgatccctaaaaaaaaaaaaaagatacatcttTCTTGGGCGTGTTAGGGGCTTTCTATGCAAAAAGCTGGCATCCTGGTGGAGATGGAGCCAGCAATGCAGAGCTGTAGATCCTGGTGGCAGTTAATAGGAGTAAGGGCTGAGTCGTTGGAAAAACTGACAAGAGGAAGAATAGGAATACAACAGGCCCCAAGGACTGTGCAGATATTCGGTAACTATATCACATTCTCCCTTCCTCTGCTGCCTGTGAGAAAAGGAAATATCTCCATGCCACAGGAAAATGGAAGCACAGGGAGGTGCAGATCCAATTATGATGGGGGCCAGATAACTAAGAGGGACTTGCCTCGAGATCACACAGAAAATCAGGGCCAAAGAACAGGGATACAGGTGTTCTGGCAGTcagcccctacccccaccctgcccttctctagccactagaccacactcctaTCCCAGAGCTgagaataaaacccaggagtgcTAACTCCCAGTCCTGAGCTGTTCTTGCCCCTAGACCTCACTCCTCCCTCAGCTGGAAATAGAAGTCCTGGTACCTAATATACCCTGCACTAACCCAGTGTCCCAATCAGTGGGTTGTGAGAAGGTTGTAGATGAGTCATGGGCCTGGTGTGGATGGGAGGTCCCAGCAGGCTAAGGGGGTTAGAAAGAGAGCCTGCATTGCACTCACCCCccaacagcagctcctgtcctgcagggctgggcccaactcccatctctggccattctGGGCCAAAGCTGAGTGGCGCTGCAACCCCACGCGCCAGGTTGGGGAACTGGGCCCAGCaccatgggacaggagctgctgctgcagggtgagtgtaGAGCAGACTTGCTCTCCAGCCCCCTTTCCCTGCAACCTCCCCTCTGCACTGGGCTGGGATTAGGGTTGCAGTGCTGGTCCCCTGtctgtggaggaggagaagaatgctGACCTATGATTGGGGAGGAGGTGGCATGAATTTGGACCTacactaaaaaaagaaaatgcagtcGGTGGGTCACTTGAGTAGAaggtttgggaacccctgctctaacctactAAACCCTACTCCTCTCCCACAGTTGGGgaagaacccaagagtcctgagtcccagctcccccactgctctagcccactagaccccactcccttcccagagctggggatagaatccaggagtcctgaccatcacccctcccctccccttctctaaccattagaccccactttCACAGCAATgcaaggggcagggagtggagatAGCATTTCCCCAAGGGCCCCCTACACCTCATCTTGTATTTCCAGTTCAGCTTCTTTTTTCCCCGCTATACAGAGGGTTATTTCAGGGCATTACCCTGGCTCCTGGCCAGGTACGAAGGAGCTGCTCTCAACTCCTTTGCTGGTTCATAACCCGAGTGCAATGGGAGAGATGTAAACAGGAGCTTAGGGGGTGAAATTGCAGCTCTCAGCATGATCAGATAACATTCCTGTGactgcccagggctctgctgcttGTTCAGCTCCCCTTCTCCGGCCTCTTGCTGCCAAGGAAGCTCAAAGCTTGTTCATAAATTAACCCTTGGTACAGGCAAAATGAGGCATAGAGAGGAAGCAAGCTGGCTATGGTCATAACGGCAGGAGTAGGTACAGAAACCGGGAGTCCTGACTCAGCGCCCCCGTCATGCCAGGCCTCGAGACAATCAGAGAGACagcccttgccctgaagagctcacagtctaagtaGACAAAGAAAGGGTTTGTAGATGGTTAAACTGAAacccagagagatgaagtgacttgcacgAGATCACACAGGGaggctgtagcagagctgggaatggaagccagatctcctgggtcccagctctGTGCCTTAAAGACAAGGCCAGCCTTCCTGTCTCTTACAATGATCAGGGACTGCGTCTTTGGTGTTGCCATAGAACAGCATAGCTCAGGCAATCGCAGGGTGAGAGAAAACACTCCCCAGCAGCCTGATTCTGTCCAGCAGGAGGCAacgacacacagacacacaatacATTGCAGCCAGCACAATTCATGGACAACGCTGTAGTTATTGTGTAGCATCATTTACCTGCTGCGAGAAGCACCATGTACAGTTTGTGTTGCTGCCCATTTTCGACCCAAGCAGCTAGTCAAATTTCAGGACTCCGGGAATGTTCCAGTGAAGAGGAGAAATTGCTGATactcaggtatttctttgatgcactCTTGGTTATTTATAAGAAATGTACACAAAGCCCTGATTCTCtgaatgcaggaggaaccaagaacaaaatgAGAGGATTTCTGCATGTTACCAATTAACTGCATAAAAAATGACCCTTTCAGTTGCAACTCAATAGTCTAAATCCAAATTTTACAGCTGAGAGAGCTGTCTCCTTCTGATACACCCCTGGGATAAGTCTATGCACCACAGCCCCTAGTTCCAtgctggggtcagcactgactgcgacaggagagcaccccctactgacctcccatcctgctccctgcagcaaagAACCCTCTAGTGTcacactggggcattggggggAGCACTTAGTGTGAGGGGAGTGCTCCCTACTGAGCCGTTCATCCCTCAGGCATGGCGGCAGTAGCAGCTTCCCTAGCCTTCTCTGGATATGTATCTGGGCTGCATGAGAAACTCAATCTCTGCTTAgtcagcaggaggcactgtggggtGGTCACCCATGGGCTAAGCAGCAGCACTGTAGCCAGACGTCAAGGACTAAGATGGCAGCCTCGGATTCAGAGCCGAGCCTCCAGAGAAGAAGCAGTTCTTGGAGTCTGCATGAGGGAGATGTAGCCACACCTCAACGGGGAAATATCCTCCAGGAGGCAAAGATGGCCTCCAAAGAACACTGGCCAACCAGTCAGCCGAGATGTTCACTAAGGAAAGCTAGAAAATCAAGATGGCCACAAAGAAAAGTAGACCACCAACATGGCCACCACCATGGGGCCTAGCAGGCTAAAGCAGGGTCATGCAGGCCTCGCCACAGCCGGATGATATCCTGGGGTGTCCTGTGATCCACCATGATGAGTTCCTTGTAAGCACACAAGTCCTCCTGTCCCTCGGCCTCCATGTTGAAGGTCCAAAAACCAGGGTGGTTCTGTGGCACCAGCGCCAGTTCTCTCAGGCAGATCCCCAGGTAGATGTTGTCGATGGGAAAGAGGGGCAAGTGGCACGAGGCCTCGTGGAGCCGGGTGGCCACATCCCGTGAGCAAAGGATTCCTCCACCCCCCACATAGGGTGGGTAGGTGCCCTGATAGAAGGACTCAGGGACATAGTGCTTGTGTTTGCAGTCATGGACTGGGGCAGCATCCTGTATAACATGGCCAGCAAAGAGGCCCCGGCGAGTGACAGCATCAAAGCTCCCAGCGTAAGCCATCAGGGTGTCCACCCTAACAAAGACATCATCATCCCCCAGGAAGATCAACTCCACACTGGGGCAGTGGCCCCGCAGCCACCCTAGGAACAGGATGTTCTTTAGGCTGAGATTGTAGAAGGTATCCTGGAAGTCCCAAAGCAGGAGATCCCTGTTTTTCCATCTTTCCAGCTCTAGAAGCGCCTCCAGATCTGGATGCCCGTCccctgagccctgcctgcccaACAGGAAGAGCGTCTGCACTGTCACATTCCTCACTAGCCCCGTTCGGCCCCATGTCTGCCGGATGGCTTGACGTCGGTCAAAGTTGGCCATCTGGGACCTAACAGCCACCAGCAGTTGGGTCCCATTTGGGCAGGCCTCATCATCTGCTGGCCCAACTAGCAGCGGGTAGTCCCTGCAGTGCATGGAGAGGACGAAAGCCTGGAGGTGGCTAGGGTAGGAGGAGAAATCTACTAGCCTCTGGGAGGCTTCATGGAAACTCTCTCCACACGTCCCTGGCAGTGTGAGGTTGAACTGGGCTGTGGTGTTCCTCAGTATGGGGTTTTCCAGCCGGTCCATGTAGAGCAGCAACAGGTCCCAGAGGGGAAGGCCATGGAGGTCCCTGTGCTGCCACAGCCTCAAATGGCCCCCAATGAAAGCTGATCTCCCTGAAGCCTGTAGACTGAGCGGCCTCCTTGAGAGCGTCACTACAGTGTAGACTATCACATTGGCGACAAAGACGCAGGACAGCCAGACATAAGCTTTGATGTAGCGGAGCTTCatggtgtgtatggggggggtgcTGTGGAGCAAGGAAGGGAAGGGGTTAGAGGGTACATCCCAATTGCATTTGAGGCACCTCCCTGTaccaccacacacacccaaacAGCCTCCCACAGCCGATTAACTACCCCCTCCCACAGACACCTCACTGCCCAGCAGGACTTTTCAGGTACCTgcctcccacacacaccaacAGCCCCCCGTGGCCATTCAACTACCATCTGTGTGCATACTCTCCACAGCCATTCAActaccccctgcacacacacaccttgacAGTCTCCCAGAATGTATCAGGTATCCCCACACAGACAATCCCATGTTTCAGGTACCCCCACATgcaccctgacagcccctccaggACTTTCCAGATAACTGCTCTCCCCCAAACCCTGACAGATATCCATGGCCATTCAgctatcccccccacacacacacacacctctgccctTTTTGGTACTTACATGGCACTTCTGCTTGACTTCGTTCTCAGAGCATTTCACCCAGGTGGGTTTGTCTCTTTATATCCATTGTAGAGTGGGAACCGGAAGCCTGGAGTTGGGAGGGGCAGCAGTGACAGAGTCTGGAGTTCTAGcctccctgctctagccactagcctccattccccttccagagccaggatagaacccaggagtcctggttcctagCCCCCTGCTCTAGCAACTAGACCTCACTTTGCCCCTAGAGCTGGGAGCTGATCGTCCCTTCTGCAGAGGAGCTGGTTTCAGCTTTCAGTGGGTGGGGCGATGATCGGCTCTTATCTTGAGTCAGGTGCAGAGTCCTTTAGGGGGAGGGAAGCAATTGGGACAGTGCAATGAGAataagaggtgggggggggacatTAATCTCGAGagtcaggcagcagcagtggggtCAGTACAAACCGGTTCCTAGCTGTTCATAGTGCTAGTGCtgcttcccacccaccctccccatttggcacagggagggcaggggtgggtcctggctcccagtccctccTGTCTATCCCATGaggcccccctctcctcccagagctggggatagaacccaggagccctgacttccAGCCCCACTCCCATTGTAGCCACTAGACCCCCCTTCCCAGacctggaaatagaacccaggagtcctgactcacagTCTCTCTtgttctaacccactagaccccactcctctcccagagctggggatagaacccaggagtcctgtgtccaacctggctgggccgggggcctggGGCTCTTTAAACAATCAGCGGGGAGGCAGGTGTGCTCCAGACAAGATCCGGGCTCCGCGtgctctcccactcccagccttgTTTCCCACATTCAGTGCCTCTCACCTGGATTCTGGGGTGGGAGACGTCAGTGCCTGTGCAGCCCCGCGGGGGGAGCCAGGGAAAGACAGAGCTAAgtaggggtgaggggagagaaatgTTGGATGAGCTTGAACAGAGCTCTGGCTCTTGGGAGGCACTGGCAGGCGGCTGCTTAGGTCGGGTGGGGCAAGGAAGCCTGCAGGGAAGGCGGGATCCAGGGCTGTCCCAGGTGGAGCGGGGGAGGtgaggggatctgggctgtgggggagaggcagggctggctccaggcaccagccgagcaagctcatgcttggggcggcagattctaaggggcggcttccctccaatccttttttttttttttgctttgccactccggccgccctgcagagttttttttctttttggtttgcccatctggccgccctgtagggggcggcggcgcagaggagggggagcaccctgctgggagcgggctgcgcgctctgtctgccccagccagtgccaggactgcagcaagcccggcagtcCACGTCCTTCCCTGCCCGCCGACCGGAGTGGCGCGGAGctctcccggcaggcggcgcagcgggaggggccacgtggcgagcgccccgctgaaggaagccctggccaccccccttctctacccctccccccgctctctcctcttccccccgctagccggggcacacaTTCCGCTgcccggggcacatctgcagcgcagggagtccccctgcaccctggctccggccggcCCGCACCGCACCGCacggttttgttttggtttttttcgcttggagcagcaaaaaagccagagccggtcctggggagagggagagagaatccaGGGCTGTCTGGGGTTGTCGGGAGTGGAGGGGGGATCCAGGGCTATGGGGAGTAGggggaccaaggggatccaggtTGGAGGGAGCAGGGGTCCGATGGggatctggggctgggggaagtggAGGGGCGAATCTAAGGTTGAGGGGGACTCAAGGCTGGAGGGTGAGAGGAACATGGGCTGTAGGAGGATACAGGGTTGAGGGGCTCTAGGGCTGGGGGCAACAGGGGAGATCCAGAGCTGACAGCTTCCCTCGCCCCATGCCACTGGTTGCAGCATTGCTGGACTCTTACCTCCCCCCGGCCATGTTTTCTCCCGCCGTGCTCCAGGACACTAGGGTTCTGTCTCTCCAGACTGGGGCGCTCCCAACCCCCTGGCAGCATATTTGATCTCTTTACTGTCCCTAAGCTGGATTTCCCACTACCCCCCTCCTGTTTCTAATTTCATCTGCCAGGGCACCATTCCTTCCATGATCCCATGGTTGCCACCAAACAGCACCCCACAATCCCAGTATTACCAATGCAGCAacacctgcctgagtctgcagggagCCTGAGCTGATTGCTCCAGAAAGGGGGTGCTGCTCCAGGCTTCTCAGTGAGGCATTAACCCTGAAAACTAGAGACTGTGAGTTCATCTGGGTAAGGactctctctctcattgtgtctgtgcagcgccaggCAAAATGGGGCACCTGATCTCAGTTGTGGCCCATGCAGTGTCTGGCATGATGGGGGCCATGACCTTGGTCAGGGTCTgtggggggccctgatctcacttAGGGGTCTATGCAGCGGacagcacaatgggggcccaaatctcagtcagggtctgtgcagcacccagcactaCAAGGGCCCCCATCTCAGCCAAGTCCTCTAGCTGATactgtaataaaaacaataataataataataataatgactcccagcctccccctcctCTAACTACAGGGCCACATCCTCCTTCCAAAGCCAGGCgtagaacacaggagtcctggctggctCTCAGTTTCCAGCTCAGCACGCCCCCTGCTCGATTTGGTGCAGTAACCCCAGTAAGAAAAAAGCAAACTCTGCTCTCAAAGACTCATTTATTTGCCGGTACTTTGCGTCTCTAATGCAGGGAGCTGTATGTGACCCTCTCCGTTCCAGACGGGGTTATTTTCAGGCGGTGTCCAGAGAGTCAAGAGGAGACTCTAGCCTCTTGTTCAGCTGCAACCTGTCAGCAGGACATGAACCAAAGGAACCActagattccccctcccctcccagaggtgggagtagaacctaggagtcctgagaGGGCTAGATGAGCCAGGAGGTTCAGCAGGCCCTGTGCTGGGAGATGTATAGCCCCTGGACAAAGGAAAATGGAAGATCCAGCTGGATCTATAGTGCCTGGAGTACCCAACATCTGGGTGATCCATAGTGCTCGGGGCTGGGACAGCCAGCTGGTGAGCTATAGGATCCAAGGCAGTGAGATCTATAGGGCTCAGAGCTGTGTAATCCAGGGGGACTCTATCAGACCTGGGGCAGTGGGATCCAGCAGGGATCTACAGGGGCAGGGGGATGTATAGGACCCAGGAAAGCGGGATCCATGGGGGATATCCAGCACCTGGTCTAGGAGAGGCTCCGTGACCGCCCCTGTGTGGCTCTTCCGGCTGTCCTGGCAGTGTTGCCCTTGGCCAGGCGCCCTGCATGTCTCCACAGCAGCCTCTCATCGATGCCCAGCGCTGCCAGCACCTGGGAGAAGCGCCGCTCCACAGCCAGGCGAGCATTGGTCTGTGAGGTGAGAGGCAGGGACATCATTCACATCACCCACAGAACGGAGCTGGGCTCAGGCTGCCCACCCCACTGCCCACACTTGAACCTCTCCCAGCTGAGCTAGCAGGGATCTACTATAGCCAAGAGAGCAATAGGAGTTCACAACCAGGAATAAAATCCAGGCACCCTGGCTCCcggcctccctgctctaaccactagactcccctcccagagctgaagatAGAACTGAGGAGTCCTGGGTGCCagttccccctgctctaaccattagaccccacttccctcctagAGCCagagatggaacccaggagtcctggactcccagcctcctccccctgctctaacccaccagctcccactccTTTCTCACCTGCATGACACGCTCAAAGAGGTAGGGGCGGCTCTCCACCCTCTCTTGGATCTCCCGCAGCTGGGCATCGTACTCTGTCATgcgctgctgctccagcctcctaGAGCAACAGCACAGAGaggtaacagaggggtagccgtgttagtctgaatctgtaaaaagcaacagagggtcctgtggcacctttgagactaacagaagtactgggagcataagctttcgtgggtaagaacctcacttcttcagatgcaagatctgaagaagtgaggttcttaccctcgaaagcttatgctcccagtacttctgttagtctcaaaggtgccacaggaccctctgttgcttagcaCAGAGAGGGTGACTGCAGCAAATCCcacccccaatccctgcccccccttcaGTGCCCATTCACAAGGACACTCAGGGATCTGCTGGATCCTCTGCCCCAGGGCACTGGCTGTACTGGGGAAATATTACTGCCCACCAGGATCAGAACAGATACCCCAATCCCAACACCTAGGCCCCAGGTCCTTTAGGATCTGGTCCAGTAGAGTTGGAGGATCCAGGGGGAACTATAGGGTCTGGGAGAACCAGGGGATCTATAGCTGCTGGGCCATTGGGGCTGGGAGATGCAAGAGGCTCTGTGAAGTCTGGGAAATCGTGGGAGATCTATAGGGTATGAGAGA is a genomic window of Chrysemys picta bellii isolate R12L10 chromosome 7, ASM1138683v2, whole genome shotgun sequence containing:
- the LOC101937115 gene encoding N-acetyllactosaminide beta-1,3-N-acetylglucosaminyltransferase 2-like, with translation MKLRYIKAYVWLSCVFVANVIVYTVVTLSRRPLSLQASGRSAFIGGHLRLWQHRDLHGLPLWDLLLLYMDRLENPILRNTTAQFNLTLPGTCGESFHEASQRLVDFSSYPSHLQAFVLSMHCRDYPLLVGPADDEACPNGTQLLVAVRSQMANFDRRQAIRQTWGRTGLVRNVTVQTLFLLGRQGSGDGHPDLEALLELERWKNRDLLLWDFQDTFYNLSLKNILFLGWLRGHCPSVELIFLGDDDVFVRVDTLMAYAGSFDAVTRRGLFAGHVIQDAAPVHDCKHKHYVPESFYQGTYPPYVGGGGILCSRDVATRLHEASCHLPLFPIDNIYLGICLRELALVPQNHPGFWTFNMEAEGQEDLCAYKELIMVDHRTPQDIIRLWRGLHDPALAC